From the genome of Agrobacterium tumefaciens:
AAACCCCGTCCCACACGCAGGCTCATGAGGCAGCAACACGGCAGCGTGTCGAAATTCGAAATGCGCTGAACGCCCTTCCAAACCAGATCGCACTCCCGATCAAGGAAACGGAAAGCTTGCTGTTCGCGGCACTGACCGGCAAGACGCTCATCGCATCGGCCGGCAACGAACAGCCCTTACCGGCTCCTCCCTCAAACGTCTTGGAACCGGCGGTAGAGCAATCCGGCGAAAAGCCCAAAGCTACGACACTCGCAGCGCAACAGCCAACAACAGAGCCAGAAACGCCGGCGCAACATTCTCATGCTCAGGTGGCAGCCAAAGCGGCGGCGGAGCTCGACGGCAAGGCCGCCTTTCTCGAACAGGCAGCTTCCCAACCGTTTGTTGCCTCTCTACTGGCAAAAGAGGGAACACCCCTGCCCTTCGTTTCCTACCCATTGGCAAAAGACGAGCCGGAATCGGAGACCCCGCATCGCGGCCACGGGCCTTTCTCGGAGGGCGAGGCGGAAGATGAACCACCGGGCCAGGGGACCGAGGATGATCTCGAAGAGCGCGCTGCGGCAAATGACGAAATGCAAGCGGCTCCCGAAGACGATGATTCCGGCGGAGTGCGCGACGAGACTGCCGAGGCCTACTATCTACGCATGGGCGGCATTGTATGAACTGGTTTTGAACCTGAAAATCGACCCAACAAAAAACCCGCCGGATTGCTCCGGCGGGTTCTTCATTTCAAGCGGTATGACGATTATTCGCCGCGGTTCTTCAGAGCCGCGCCGAGGATGTCGCCGAGCGAAGCGCCCGAATCGGACGAACCGAACTGAGCAACGGCTTCCTTCTCTTCCGCGATTTCCAGAGCCTTGATCGAAAGCATGACCTTGCGGTCTTTCTTCGAGAAGTTGACAACGCGAGCGTCGACAACCTGGCCAACGGAGAAGCGCTCAGGGCGCTGCTCGTCACGGTCACGGGAAAGGTCAGCGCGACGGATGAACGAGGTGAGGTCTTCGTGGTTTACGAGCTTCACTTCGATGCCGCCATCGTTGACGCCGATGACTTCAGCGGAAACAACTGCGTTCTTGCGCAGGTCGCCGGTAGCCGCGGCTTCGCCGACAGCATCCTTGCCGAGCTGCTTGATGCCGAGCGAGATACGCTCCTTCTCGACGTCAACGTCCAGAACGACAGCCTTGACGACGTCACCCTTGTTGAACTCTTCGATGACCTGTTCGCCCGGACGGTTCCAGTCCAGATCGGACAGGTGAACCATGCCGTCGACATCGCCTTCGAGGCCAATGAACAGGCCGAATTCGGTCTTGTTCTTGACTTCGCCTTCAACTTCAGTGCCGGCCGGATGGCTGTAGGCAAATGCCTGCCACGGGTTTTCCAGCGTCTGCTTCAGGCCAAGCGAGATACGGCGCTTGGACGGATCGACTTCGAGAACAACAACGTCAACTTCCTGGCTCGTGGACAGGATCTTGCCGGGATGTACGTTCTTCTTGGTCCAGGACATTTCGGAAATGTGGATCAGACCTTCGATGCCCGGCTCCAGCTCAACGAATGCACCGTAATCAGTGATGTTCGTGACGGTACCGGAGATCTTCTTGCCAACCGGGTACTTGGCGGAGATGCCATCCCACGGATCGGACTCGAGCTGCTTCATGCCGAGCGAGATACGGTGGGTTTCCTGGTTGATGCGGATGATCTGAACCTTGACCTGCTGGCCAATGTTGAGGATTTCCGAAGGATGGTTGACGCGGCGCCATGCCATGTCGGTGACGTGCAGCAGGCCGTCGATGCCGCCGAGGTCAACGAACGCACCGTAATCGGTGATGTTCTTGACGACGCCGTCAACAACCTGGCCTTCTTCGAGGTTCTGAACGATTTCAGAACGCTGCTCAGCACGGGACTCTTCGAGAACCGTACGGCGCGAAACAACGATGTTGCCGCGGCGCTTGTCCATCTTGAGGATTTCGAAGGGCTGCGGGTTGTGCATCAGCGGGGTTACGTCGCGGATAGGACGAATGTCGACCTGCGAACGCGGAAGGAAGGCAACAGCGCCATCCAGATCGACGGTGAAACCACCCTTGACCTGGTTGAAGATAACGCCTTCGACGCGCTCGCCAGCTTCGAACTTGGCTTCGAGCTTGACCCAGCTCTCTTCGCGGCGAGCCTTCTCGCGCGACAGAACGGCTTCGCCGAGAGCGTTTTCGATACGCTCAACGTAAACTTCGACTTCGTCGCCGACCTTCAGCGTGCCGTCCTTGGACTTCGCACCGAATTCCTTCAACGGAACGCGGCCTTCGACCTTGAGGCCGACGTCGACGATAGCAACGTCCTTCTCGATTGCCGTTACGATACCTTTGGCAACATAGCCTTCGGCGAGATCGTTAGAGGCAAAGGATTCTTCGAGGAGGGCTGCGAAATCCTCGCGCGTGGGGGTAGATACTGACATGAAATCTCCTGAGTGCATCCGATTTAACGGATACAGAAGCGCCGGTGGGCTAGTGTTGATAATACCCGAACCCATGCCCGCCTTATCAAAAGGCTTTCCGGCGCGAGGACATGTCTTCGGGCAATTCCGGTATGAACGCGAAACGAACGATGCGGTTCGCGAGGAATCTATTTCTTCAAAGCTACATCGATGATCGATTTCGCAGCTTGAAACGCCGCTTCTATACTCATTTCCGACGTATCTAGCAAGTGCGCGTCTTCAGCCGGTTTCATTGGGCTGTCGGCCCGCCCCATATCGCGTTCATCGCGCTTTTTGACGTCGGCGAAAACCCCGTCGTAATCAGCCGCGCCGCCATTGGCGATAATCTCGTCGTAACGTCGCTTCGCGCGCACTTCGGCAGAGGCGGTCACGTAGAGTTTGACGGGAGCGTCGGGACAAACAACCGTGCCGATATCACGGCCATCGAGCACCGTGCCAGGCTCGGTCTGCGCAAAACGCTGCTGCGCTTTGACCAGCGCACGC
Proteins encoded in this window:
- the rpsA gene encoding 30S ribosomal protein S1; this translates as MSVSTPTREDFAALLEESFASNDLAEGYVAKGIVTAIEKDVAIVDVGLKVEGRVPLKEFGAKSKDGTLKVGDEVEVYVERIENALGEAVLSREKARREESWVKLEAKFEAGERVEGVIFNQVKGGFTVDLDGAVAFLPRSQVDIRPIRDVTPLMHNPQPFEILKMDKRRGNIVVSRRTVLEESRAEQRSEIVQNLEEGQVVDGVVKNITDYGAFVDLGGIDGLLHVTDMAWRRVNHPSEILNIGQQVKVQIIRINQETHRISLGMKQLESDPWDGISAKYPVGKKISGTVTNITDYGAFVELEPGIEGLIHISEMSWTKKNVHPGKILSTSQEVDVVVLEVDPSKRRISLGLKQTLENPWQAFAYSHPAGTEVEGEVKNKTEFGLFIGLEGDVDGMVHLSDLDWNRPGEQVIEEFNKGDVVKAVVLDVDVEKERISLGIKQLGKDAVGEAAATGDLRKNAVVSAEVIGVNDGGIEVKLVNHEDLTSFIRRADLSRDRDEQRPERFSVGQVVDARVVNFSKKDRKVMLSIKALEIAEEKEAVAQFGSSDSGASLGDILGAALKNRGE
- a CDS encoding (d)CMP kinase; the protein is MTFTIAIDGPAAAGKGTLSRRIAETYGFHHLDTGLTYRATAKALIDAGLPLDNEAVAEKIALELDLGGLDRSVLSRHDIGEAASKVAVMTAVRRALVKAQQRFAQTEPGTVLDGRDIGTVVCPDAPVKLYVTASAEVRAKRRYDEIIANGGAADYDGVFADVKKRDERDMGRADSPMKPAEDAHLLDTSEMSIEAAFQAAKSIIDVALKK